In Anopheles gambiae chromosome 2, idAnoGambNW_F1_1, whole genome shotgun sequence, a single window of DNA contains:
- the LOC1276506 gene encoding uncharacterized protein LOC1276506 isoform X8: MWRKSRTNELREREAPPGVAGEKPGRTSGKGSIQDGRDAGSSLILPSTGGSLWLVVVKRRNYRRCVWCREQLPNLHRRDPFRKLSQRRRSSRKPDAAECYMCNANVELENPDSFATCRGCEKLVCRGENCCQWVESIGIWECTGCQSNRVIQQKAGEWLLNQLTVRLKHPGPVELKDGNLLGLGLDTDDTRSTTSSTTTTVSANQRVKVREFIEELLSAMLHGPLDDVSVGQLMKHESYLRLFRKFHTRLSRCLYNLERSIHHSLMSDLPLWEGQQQHHSPSDQHFELKRLIQKILEEIAKLPELLNHSGLPLRPEEHLPYFDPKKYEQLLATAVLNKVVDDYRNPKNFTDGGDVAGKGQTGAGATPYTGTTVDINHNQLSETGSSRSLLSKESLRQMSVTADDQAPQPHEGVSYSAIGTERRLSDTDESYLSDYIQRHKVPLPDLSDTTGSGSGAEDDDLQSLKSNATDGTWEENWLFRKRQLKTTESSIAMLVPSPTEEVKALIGDKNADEISDLSEAGSDCEGYESDGNVNGGTVPAVAPVVVASSSKDTTSEGISSSSKTQSLDEILPPDSLVSINSLPVNEEALSEATNSQLLADQVAQNGASERLQVDDLISIEPVADRVETTNPTLTNPFLDDVFEANNNVITDDVKMLQRTETGDNRSATESNGYGDRKEIPIDRVLLDSRSPPDSPVQQVLSPHPIMMTITDVFDRLANSSPLTAISEEQPPAVLDEMVDSEPPTLEAITEECSGLVEEKHPVLSPSDSVQVEQDESEYRTISEATNNSLLLADSFEGLESFDTYEPGNDEFCSLMEPNDSDRTPEPGPSPDLLQIRETPPAALYVCNQDQLEFAEQLRSLEEDATKQQDPFERTPDDQPTRVSLQPDLVTFDNNAPSPDSGPPGIVAVTEQMRAYCEELKAILNLPEDEEPSQELSVPLEPEPEQWEIVDTPEALEALEQFQNELLIAVSDPTQTDVRPCSNHAIREEPLLELEDRFPGPIEVAGLQMAQYSDSLKSLEYVEEGTVMDEETLPLPDAYIERGESPQALLVSSEDSSQPIVTISHTPSTEPEPSITTVSLPGEEHPPTSTEETMLTSMESRDESKIEDTSMPAFSDTELPSLSSPFTSFSLTNSTINNNNNNNCMPTNISLTEQGPNHLVTNHTSNNTNPSIEVGESALEVDPEQPQAVESVADVCSLVPAQIATNGGDVPEVQGDSGEQDASVDAPDTLIPGSIAEREHLKWRNAKPIANNPYSPDVLQRRLSEKTRPSSMIEIDRLVRKEAAPATGRAAGGVLIDDEETPKEPTDSGTENDRSLQSVTGGVLTETKKIGREYYINDPERLRAGGAPLKSTLGPQTQTQQPSHSTDDEKSLLLGRAVDESEAAAPQKLTPEPVSSLYRSSSVGKQRDPRAEDIFAARPVQVTADDPILQQGTKVSYLSTAAGEIYLVPVESEPNGGSLMSSSSELSSVHSPTNAHQRPELDSLTYSEDSDVTRIYDLTTGEAKVVRTCHSETEPPHDTILQILPQPSPTKQQPAIMATAPSHEQSSSSSNVSALKSQLSTGERADAGSYHRRSPFPVKPLSPETIKFFAPKRKLSFTGSTNSLVGESGSKGAGSEQGTTHVLPSMHSSLHIDYPASRSATGSEFAIIEKDVIDVLPSVKELAKCYSGSTSDVSTLPPKPLYKPRVKLRKDFIRQSSDVLNEEGMPNTKGQRQYSSTSSIAVRDEIREIRKLNLEAYRQSTYYPMAPGHSITARSLSKQIREHKSNVTDDHKVGHHQQEEQTAPAPLVPGGADGELNGTDADDEPGHASPERPASPVLLPGHLKSSIQFFESLKNKP, translated from the exons ATGTGGAGGAAAAGCCGAACGAACGAATTGAGGGAACGAGAAGCACCACCTGGCGTGGCAGGGGAAAAGCCCGGCCGAACAAGCGGGAAAGGTAGCATACAGGATGGACGAGAtgcaggttcgtcgcttataCTTCCGAGCACCGGCGGCAGTCTCTGGTTAGTGGTCGTTAAGCGACGTAACTATCGCCGTTGCGTGTGGTGTAGGGAGCAGTTACCAAACTTGCATCGGCGCGATCCCTTCCG TAAACTCAGCCAACGACGGCGCTCTTCCCGGAAGCCCGATGCGGCAGAGTGTTACATGTGTAACGCAAACGTCGAGCTCGAAAATCCAGACAG CTTCGCAACATGCCGCGGTTGCGAAAAACTGGTCTGCCGGGGCGAAAACTGCTGCCAGTGGGTGGAATCGATCGGCATCTGGGAATGTACCGGCTGCCAGTCGAATCGCGTAATCCAGCAGAAGGCGGGCGAATGGCTGCTGAACCAGTTGACCGTCCGGCTGAAGCACCCGGGCCCGGTAGAGCTGAAGGACGGCAATCTGCTCGGTCTCGGTTTGG ACACGGACGATACTCGCAGCACCACTTCCAGCACAACGACGACCGTTTCGGCCAACCAGCGTGTGAAGGTGCGAGAATTTATCGAGGAGCTGCTGTCCGCTATGCTGCACGGTCCGCTGGACGATGTATCCGTTGGGCAGCTAATGAAACATGAAAGCT ATTTAAGACTTTTTCGCAAGTTCCACACACGTTTGAGCAGGTGTCTGTACAATCTAGAACGCTCGATCCATCACTCACTAATGTCGG atctaCCACTATGGGAAGgtcaacagcagcatcacagCCCGAGCGATCAGCACTTCGAGCTGAAGCGACTGATACAGAAGATACTGGAAGAGATCGCCAAGCTGCCGGAGCTGCTGAACCACAGTGGCCTTCCGCTACGGCCGGAAGAGCATCTGCCGTACTTCGATCCGAAGAAGTACGAGCAGCTGTTGGCCACTGCGGTGCTGAACAAG GTGGTGGACGACTATCGGAATCCGAAAAACTTCACCGACGGCGGTGACGTGGCAGGCAAGGGGCAGACCGGCGCTGGTGCCACCCCGTACACCGGTACCACGGTGGACATTAACCACAATCAGCTGTCCGAGACGG GTAGCAGCCGAAGTTTGCTGAGTAAAGAAAGCCTCAGACAGATGTCCGTAACG GCTGACGATCAAGCACCACAACCACACGAAGGCGTCAGCTACAGTGCGATCGGCACGGAAAGGCGACTCTCCGACACGGACGAATCCTACCTGAGCGACTACATCCAGCGGCATAAAGTCCCGCTGCCCGATCTGTCCGACACGACCGGATCCGGGTCCGGTGCCGAGGACGACGATCTGCAATCGCTCAAGTCGAACGCGACCGATGGTACGTGGGAGGAAAATTGGCTGTTCCGCAAGCGGCAACTGAAGACGACCGAATCCTCGATCGCCATGCTCGTACCGTCGCCCACCGAAGAGGTGAAAGCACTGATCGGGGACAAGAATGCGGATGAGATCAGTGATCTGTCTGAGGCAGGATCGGACTGTGAAGGGTACGAGTCGGATGGGAATGTGAACGGTGGCACTGTACCAGCGGTAGCGCCTGTGGTTGTGGCATCAAGCAGCAAAGACACAACGAGTGAGGGAATTTCGTCCTCCTCCAAGACACAATCACTGGACGAGATCCTGCCGCCCGACAGTCTCGTGTCGATCAACTCGTTGCCGGTCAATGAGGAGGCACTGTCGGAAGCTACCAACAGTCAGCTGCTGGCCGATCAGGTCGCACAGAACGGAGCCAGTGAACGTCTGCAGGTGGACGATCTGATCAGTATCGAACCGGTGGCGGACAGGGTGGAAACGACCAATCCAACCCTGACCAACCCATTCCTGGACGATGTGTTTGAGGCAAACAACAATGTTATAACGGACGACGTGAAGATGCTGCAGCGTACCGAGACAGGGGACAATCG TTCCGCCACCGAATCCAACGGTTACGGTGACCGAAAAGAAATCCCAATAGATCGAG TGCTGCTCGATTCCCGTTCACCACCGGACTCGCCAGTGCAGCAGGTACTGTCACCGCATCCGATCATGATGACGATCACGGACGTTTTCGATCGGTTGGCGAACAGTTCCCCACTGACAGCCATCTCGGAGGAGCAACCGCCGGCAGTGCTGGATGAAATGGTTGACAGCGAACCGCCAACGCTGGAAGCGATCACGGAAGAATGTTCCGGGCtggtggaagaaaaacatCCCGTCCTATCCCCATCAGACAGCGTACAGGTCGAGCAGGATGAGAGCGAGTATCGAACAATTTCCGAAGCAACTAACAACAGTCTCCTGCTGGCGGATTCGTTCGAAGGACTTGAATCGTTCGATACGTACGAGCCAGGGAACGATGAGTTTTGCTCGCTTATGGAACCGAATGACTCCGATCGAACGCCGGAACCCGGGCCATCGCCTGATCTGCTACAAATACGGGAAACACCACCAGCTGCATTGTATGTGTGCAATCAAGATCAGCTTGAGTTTGCAGAGCAGTTGAGATCACTGGAAGAGGATGCTACCAAGCAGCAAGACCCTTTCGAACGTACACCAGACGATCAACCGACTCGGGTATCGCTTCAGCCCGATCTGGTAACGTTCGACAACAATGCCCCGAGTCCGGATTCGGGTCCACCAGGGATAGTGGCCGTCACGGAGCAGATGCGTGCGTACTGTGAAGAATTAAAAGCCATACTAAATCTTCCTGAAGATGAAGAACCCTCTCAGGAACTGTCCGTCCCCTTAGAGCCGGAACCGGAACAGTGGGAAATTGTGGACACACCGGAAGCACTGGAAGCGCTAGAACAGttccaaaatgagctgctgaTTGCTGTTAGCGATCCAACGCAAACCGATGTTCGACCGTGCAGTAATCATGCGATTCGGGAAGAACCACTGCTGGAGCTTGAGGACAGATTCCCCGGCCCAATTGAGGTGGCCGGGCTGCAGATGGCACAGTACAGTGACAGTTTGAAAAGCCTGGAGTACGTCGAGGAAGGAACTGTGATGGATGAGGAAACGTTACCCCTTCCAGACGCTTACATCGAACGCGGGGAGTCACCGCAAGCGTTGCTTGTATCTTCAGAAGATTCTTCACAGCCCATAGTAACGATCAGCCATACACCTTCTACCGAGCCGGAACCATCCATCACGACAGTGAGCCTGCCAGGGGAGGAACACCCACCGACCAGCACGGAAGAAACGATGCTCACGTCGATGGAGTCCCGGGACGAGTCGAAGATCGAGGACACGAGCATGCCCGCGTTCAGTGATACCGAGCTTCCCTCCCTCTCATCGCCATTCACTTCCTTCTCACTTACCAATTCTAccattaacaacaacaacaacaacaattgcaTGCCAACTAACATCAGCCTCACGGAACAGGGTCCTAACCATCTTGTCACTAACCACACCTCGAATAACACGAATCCAAGTATTGAAGTAGGCGAGTCTGCGCTGGAAGTTGATCCAGAGCAACCGCAAGCAGTGGAATCGGTCGCTGACGTATGTTCGCTCGTTCCAGCACAAATAGCAACCAATGGAGGCGATGTACCGGAGGTACAGGGTGATTCTGGAGAGCAGGACGCGTCCGTGGATGCACCGGACACGCTCATACCAG GATCCATTGCCGAACGGGAGCATCTGAAGTGGCGCAATGCCAAACCGATCGCCAATAACCCGTACTCGCCCGATGTGCTCCAGCGTCGGCTGTCGGAAAAGACACGCCCGTCCAGCATGATCGAGATCGATCGGTTGGTGCGGAAGGAGGCGGCCCCAGCCACCGGAAGAGCTGCCGGCGGTGTGCTGATCGACGATGAGGAAACTCCAAAGGAACCGACGGATTCGGGGACAGAAAACGATCGCTCGTTACAGTCGGTGACGGGTGGCGTACTGACAGAAACGAAGAA GATCGGTCGCGAGTACTACATCAACGATCCAGAGCGTCTGCGTGCGGGCGGTGCCCCCTTAAAGTCCACCCTAGGTCCCCAGACGCAAACCCAGCAGCCATCGCACAGTACCGACGACGAGAAA TCCCTTCTGCTTGGCCGTGCTGTGGATGAGAGTGAAGCTGCAGCCCCTCAAAAACTCACCCCCGAACCGGTCAGCTCCCTGTACCGCTCGAGCAGCGTCGGTAAGCAGCGAGACCCCAGGGCGGAAGACATCTTCGCTGCCCGCCCGGTACAGGTGACGGCAGACGATCCGATCCTGCAGCAGGGCACGAAGGTGAGCTACCTCAGTACGGCGGCGGGCGAGATCTATCTCGTACCTGTGGAGTCAGAACCGAACGGAGGCTCACTGATGAGCTCTTCCTCTGAGCTAAGCTCCGTTCACTCACCGACGAACGCTCATCAGCGCCCGGAGCTGGATAGCCTTACGTACAGCGAAGACTCGGATGTGACGCGTATCTACGACCTAACGACCGGGGAGGCAAAGGTCGTCCGTACGTGTCACTCGGAAACGGAGCCACCGCACGATACGATCCTGCAAATACTACCTCAACCCTCACCGACCAAACAGCAGCCAGCGATAATGGCGACTGCCCCTAGTCATGaacagtcgtcgtcgtcgtccaacGTATCGGCCCTTAAAAGTCAACTTTCTACCGGCGAACGGGCGGATGCTGGAAGCTATCATCGCCGTTCGCCATTTCCCGTGAAACCACTCTCGCCCGAAACGATCAAATTCTTTGCGCCGAAGCGAAAGCTTAGCTTTACCGGCAGCACGAACAGTTTGGTGGGGGAGTCGGGGAGCAAGGGAGCTGGTAGTGAGCAGGGTACTACACACGTGCTGCCCTCGATGCACTCGTCGCTGCACATTGACTATCCCGCGAGCCGGAGCGCGACGGGCAGCGAGTTTGCGATCATCGAGAAGGATGTGATCGATGTGCTGCCGTCGGTGAAGGAGCTGGCCAAGTGTTACAGTGGTAGCACGAGCGATGTGTCCACGTTGCCACCGAAACCACTGTACAAACCGAGG GTCAAGCTTAGAAAG GACTTTATCCGCCAGTCGTCCGATGTGCTGAACGAGGAAGGCATGCCCAACACGAAGGGCCAGCGGCAGTACAGCAGCACGAGCAGCATAGCGGTGCGGGACGAGATACGGGAGATCCGAAAGCTCAACCTGGAAGCGTACCGACAGTCGACGTACTACCCGATGGCTCCCGGGCACAGCATAACGGCGCGCAGCCTGTCGAAGCAGATCCGTGAGCATAA GAGCAACGTTACAGACGACCATAAGGTGGGCCACCACCAGCAGGAGGAGCAAACGGCACCAGCACCGTTGGTGCCGGGTGGTGCCGACGGTGAGCTCAACGGAACCGatgcagacgacgaacccggcCATGCATCTCCGGAGCGTCCCGCCAGCCCCGTACTACTGCCCGGCCATCTGAAGAGTAGCATACAGTTTTTCGAAAGCCTCAAGAACAAACCGTAA
- the LOC1276506 gene encoding uncharacterized protein LOC1276506 isoform X4: protein MWRKSRTNELREREAPPGVAGEKPGRTSGKGSIQDGRDAGSSLILPSTGGSLWLVVVKRRNYRRCVWCREQLPNLHRRDPFRKLSQRRRSSRKPDAAECYMCNANVELENPDSFATCRGCEKLVCRGENCCQWVESIGIWECTGCQSNRVIQQKAGEWLLNQLTVRLKHPGPVELKDGNLLGLGLDTDDTRSTTSSTTTTVSANQRVKVREFIEELLSAMLHGPLDDVSVGQLMKHESYLPLWEGQQQHHSPSDQHFELKRLIQKILEEIAKLPELLNHSGLPLRPEEHLPYFDPKKYEQLLATAVLNKVVDDYRNPKNFTDGGDVAGKGQTGAGATPYTGTTVDINHNQLSETGSSRSLLSKESLRQMSVTADDQAPQPHEGVSYSAIGTERRLSDTDESYLSDYIQRHKVPLPDLSDTTGSGSGAEDDDLQSLKSNATDGTWEENWLFRKRQLKTTESSIAMLVPSPTEEVKALIGDKNADEISDLSEAGSDCEGYESDGNVNGGTVPAVAPVVVASSSKDTTSEGISSSSKTQSLDEILPPDSLVSINSLPVNEEALSEATNSQLLADQVAQNGASERLQVDDLISIEPVADRVETTNPTLTNPFLDDVFEANNNVITDDVKMLQRTETGDNRSSATESNGYGDRKEIPIDRAHPSPSNPVAVDSVVVVAVAPLADSSPTNGNGSSVDSSVETDSIIDSSSVKTNKLEFLKQPEVLLDSRSPPDSPVQQVLSPHPIMMTITDVFDRLANSSPLTAISEEQPPAVLDEMVDSEPPTLEAITEECSGLVEEKHPVLSPSDSVQVEQDESEYRTISEATNNSLLLADSFEGLESFDTYEPGNDEFCSLMEPNDSDRTPEPGPSPDLLQIRETPPAALYVCNQDQLEFAEQLRSLEEDATKQQDPFERTPDDQPTRVSLQPDLVTFDNNAPSPDSGPPGIVAVTEQMRAYCEELKAILNLPEDEEPSQELSVPLEPEPEQWEIVDTPEALEALEQFQNELLIAVSDPTQTDVRPCSNHAIREEPLLELEDRFPGPIEVAGLQMAQYSDSLKSLEYVEEGTVMDEETLPLPDAYIERGESPQALLVSSEDSSQPIVTISHTPSTEPEPSITTVSLPGEEHPPTSTEETMLTSMESRDESKIEDTSMPAFSDTELPSLSSPFTSFSLTNSTINNNNNNNCMPTNISLTEQGPNHLVTNHTSNNTNPSIEVGESALEVDPEQPQAVESVADVCSLVPAQIATNGGDVPEVQGDSGEQDASVDAPDTLIPGSIAEREHLKWRNAKPIANNPYSPDVLQRRLSEKTRPSSMIEIDRLVRKEAAPATGRAAGGVLIDDEETPKEPTDSGTENDRSLQSVTGGVLTETKKIGREYYINDPERLRAGGAPLKSTLGPQTQTQQPSHSTDDEKSLLLGRAVDESEAAAPQKLTPEPVSSLYRSSSVGKQRDPRAEDIFAARPVQVTADDPILQQGTKVSYLSTAAGEIYLVPVESEPNGGSLMSSSSELSSVHSPTNAHQRPELDSLTYSEDSDVTRIYDLTTGEAKVVRTCHSETEPPHDTILQILPQPSPTKQQPAIMATAPSHEQSSSSSNVSALKSQLSTGERADAGSYHRRSPFPVKPLSPETIKFFAPKRKLSFTGSTNSLVGESGSKGAGSEQGTTHVLPSMHSSLHIDYPASRSATGSEFAIIEKDVIDVLPSVKELAKCYSGSTSDVSTLPPKPLYKPRVKLRKDFIRQSSDVLNEEGMPNTKGQRQYSSTSSIAVRDEIREIRKLNLEAYRQSTYYPMAPGHSITARSLSKQIREHKSNVTDDHKVGHHQQEEQTAPAPLVPGGADGELNGTDADDEPGHASPERPASPVLLPGHLKSSIQFFESLKNKP, encoded by the exons ATGTGGAGGAAAAGCCGAACGAACGAATTGAGGGAACGAGAAGCACCACCTGGCGTGGCAGGGGAAAAGCCCGGCCGAACAAGCGGGAAAGGTAGCATACAGGATGGACGAGAtgcaggttcgtcgcttataCTTCCGAGCACCGGCGGCAGTCTCTGGTTAGTGGTCGTTAAGCGACGTAACTATCGCCGTTGCGTGTGGTGTAGGGAGCAGTTACCAAACTTGCATCGGCGCGATCCCTTCCG TAAACTCAGCCAACGACGGCGCTCTTCCCGGAAGCCCGATGCGGCAGAGTGTTACATGTGTAACGCAAACGTCGAGCTCGAAAATCCAGACAG CTTCGCAACATGCCGCGGTTGCGAAAAACTGGTCTGCCGGGGCGAAAACTGCTGCCAGTGGGTGGAATCGATCGGCATCTGGGAATGTACCGGCTGCCAGTCGAATCGCGTAATCCAGCAGAAGGCGGGCGAATGGCTGCTGAACCAGTTGACCGTCCGGCTGAAGCACCCGGGCCCGGTAGAGCTGAAGGACGGCAATCTGCTCGGTCTCGGTTTGG ACACGGACGATACTCGCAGCACCACTTCCAGCACAACGACGACCGTTTCGGCCAACCAGCGTGTGAAGGTGCGAGAATTTATCGAGGAGCTGCTGTCCGCTATGCTGCACGGTCCGCTGGACGATGTATCCGTTGGGCAGCTAATGAAACATGAAAGCT atctaCCACTATGGGAAGgtcaacagcagcatcacagCCCGAGCGATCAGCACTTCGAGCTGAAGCGACTGATACAGAAGATACTGGAAGAGATCGCCAAGCTGCCGGAGCTGCTGAACCACAGTGGCCTTCCGCTACGGCCGGAAGAGCATCTGCCGTACTTCGATCCGAAGAAGTACGAGCAGCTGTTGGCCACTGCGGTGCTGAACAAG GTGGTGGACGACTATCGGAATCCGAAAAACTTCACCGACGGCGGTGACGTGGCAGGCAAGGGGCAGACCGGCGCTGGTGCCACCCCGTACACCGGTACCACGGTGGACATTAACCACAATCAGCTGTCCGAGACGG GTAGCAGCCGAAGTTTGCTGAGTAAAGAAAGCCTCAGACAGATGTCCGTAACG GCTGACGATCAAGCACCACAACCACACGAAGGCGTCAGCTACAGTGCGATCGGCACGGAAAGGCGACTCTCCGACACGGACGAATCCTACCTGAGCGACTACATCCAGCGGCATAAAGTCCCGCTGCCCGATCTGTCCGACACGACCGGATCCGGGTCCGGTGCCGAGGACGACGATCTGCAATCGCTCAAGTCGAACGCGACCGATGGTACGTGGGAGGAAAATTGGCTGTTCCGCAAGCGGCAACTGAAGACGACCGAATCCTCGATCGCCATGCTCGTACCGTCGCCCACCGAAGAGGTGAAAGCACTGATCGGGGACAAGAATGCGGATGAGATCAGTGATCTGTCTGAGGCAGGATCGGACTGTGAAGGGTACGAGTCGGATGGGAATGTGAACGGTGGCACTGTACCAGCGGTAGCGCCTGTGGTTGTGGCATCAAGCAGCAAAGACACAACGAGTGAGGGAATTTCGTCCTCCTCCAAGACACAATCACTGGACGAGATCCTGCCGCCCGACAGTCTCGTGTCGATCAACTCGTTGCCGGTCAATGAGGAGGCACTGTCGGAAGCTACCAACAGTCAGCTGCTGGCCGATCAGGTCGCACAGAACGGAGCCAGTGAACGTCTGCAGGTGGACGATCTGATCAGTATCGAACCGGTGGCGGACAGGGTGGAAACGACCAATCCAACCCTGACCAACCCATTCCTGGACGATGTGTTTGAGGCAAACAACAATGTTATAACGGACGACGTGAAGATGCTGCAGCGTACCGAGACAGGGGACAATCG CAGTTCCGCCACCGAATCCAACGGTTACGGTGACCGAAAAGAAATCCCAATAGATCGAG CACACCCTTCTCCATCAAATCCCGTAGCAGTAGACAGTGTAGTAGTGGTAGCGGTTGCGCCTCTAGCGGACAGTAGCCCAACTAATGGTAATGGTAGTAGCGTGGATAGTAGTGTAGAAACAGATAGTATCATCGATAGTAGTAGCGTGAAGACTAACAAACTGGAGTTCTTAAAACAACCGGAAGTGCTGCTCGATTCCCGTTCACCACCGGACTCGCCAGTGCAGCAGGTACTGTCACCGCATCCGATCATGATGACGATCACGGACGTTTTCGATCGGTTGGCGAACAGTTCCCCACTGACAGCCATCTCGGAGGAGCAACCGCCGGCAGTGCTGGATGAAATGGTTGACAGCGAACCGCCAACGCTGGAAGCGATCACGGAAGAATGTTCCGGGCtggtggaagaaaaacatCCCGTCCTATCCCCATCAGACAGCGTACAGGTCGAGCAGGATGAGAGCGAGTATCGAACAATTTCCGAAGCAACTAACAACAGTCTCCTGCTGGCGGATTCGTTCGAAGGACTTGAATCGTTCGATACGTACGAGCCAGGGAACGATGAGTTTTGCTCGCTTATGGAACCGAATGACTCCGATCGAACGCCGGAACCCGGGCCATCGCCTGATCTGCTACAAATACGGGAAACACCACCAGCTGCATTGTATGTGTGCAATCAAGATCAGCTTGAGTTTGCAGAGCAGTTGAGATCACTGGAAGAGGATGCTACCAAGCAGCAAGACCCTTTCGAACGTACACCAGACGATCAACCGACTCGGGTATCGCTTCAGCCCGATCTGGTAACGTTCGACAACAATGCCCCGAGTCCGGATTCGGGTCCACCAGGGATAGTGGCCGTCACGGAGCAGATGCGTGCGTACTGTGAAGAATTAAAAGCCATACTAAATCTTCCTGAAGATGAAGAACCCTCTCAGGAACTGTCCGTCCCCTTAGAGCCGGAACCGGAACAGTGGGAAATTGTGGACACACCGGAAGCACTGGAAGCGCTAGAACAGttccaaaatgagctgctgaTTGCTGTTAGCGATCCAACGCAAACCGATGTTCGACCGTGCAGTAATCATGCGATTCGGGAAGAACCACTGCTGGAGCTTGAGGACAGATTCCCCGGCCCAATTGAGGTGGCCGGGCTGCAGATGGCACAGTACAGTGACAGTTTGAAAAGCCTGGAGTACGTCGAGGAAGGAACTGTGATGGATGAGGAAACGTTACCCCTTCCAGACGCTTACATCGAACGCGGGGAGTCACCGCAAGCGTTGCTTGTATCTTCAGAAGATTCTTCACAGCCCATAGTAACGATCAGCCATACACCTTCTACCGAGCCGGAACCATCCATCACGACAGTGAGCCTGCCAGGGGAGGAACACCCACCGACCAGCACGGAAGAAACGATGCTCACGTCGATGGAGTCCCGGGACGAGTCGAAGATCGAGGACACGAGCATGCCCGCGTTCAGTGATACCGAGCTTCCCTCCCTCTCATCGCCATTCACTTCCTTCTCACTTACCAATTCTAccattaacaacaacaacaacaacaattgcaTGCCAACTAACATCAGCCTCACGGAACAGGGTCCTAACCATCTTGTCACTAACCACACCTCGAATAACACGAATCCAAGTATTGAAGTAGGCGAGTCTGCGCTGGAAGTTGATCCAGAGCAACCGCAAGCAGTGGAATCGGTCGCTGACGTATGTTCGCTCGTTCCAGCACAAATAGCAACCAATGGAGGCGATGTACCGGAGGTACAGGGTGATTCTGGAGAGCAGGACGCGTCCGTGGATGCACCGGACACGCTCATACCAG GATCCATTGCCGAACGGGAGCATCTGAAGTGGCGCAATGCCAAACCGATCGCCAATAACCCGTACTCGCCCGATGTGCTCCAGCGTCGGCTGTCGGAAAAGACACGCCCGTCCAGCATGATCGAGATCGATCGGTTGGTGCGGAAGGAGGCGGCCCCAGCCACCGGAAGAGCTGCCGGCGGTGTGCTGATCGACGATGAGGAAACTCCAAAGGAACCGACGGATTCGGGGACAGAAAACGATCGCTCGTTACAGTCGGTGACGGGTGGCGTACTGACAGAAACGAAGAA GATCGGTCGCGAGTACTACATCAACGATCCAGAGCGTCTGCGTGCGGGCGGTGCCCCCTTAAAGTCCACCCTAGGTCCCCAGACGCAAACCCAGCAGCCATCGCACAGTACCGACGACGAGAAA TCCCTTCTGCTTGGCCGTGCTGTGGATGAGAGTGAAGCTGCAGCCCCTCAAAAACTCACCCCCGAACCGGTCAGCTCCCTGTACCGCTCGAGCAGCGTCGGTAAGCAGCGAGACCCCAGGGCGGAAGACATCTTCGCTGCCCGCCCGGTACAGGTGACGGCAGACGATCCGATCCTGCAGCAGGGCACGAAGGTGAGCTACCTCAGTACGGCGGCGGGCGAGATCTATCTCGTACCTGTGGAGTCAGAACCGAACGGAGGCTCACTGATGAGCTCTTCCTCTGAGCTAAGCTCCGTTCACTCACCGACGAACGCTCATCAGCGCCCGGAGCTGGATAGCCTTACGTACAGCGAAGACTCGGATGTGACGCGTATCTACGACCTAACGACCGGGGAGGCAAAGGTCGTCCGTACGTGTCACTCGGAAACGGAGCCACCGCACGATACGATCCTGCAAATACTACCTCAACCCTCACCGACCAAACAGCAGCCAGCGATAATGGCGACTGCCCCTAGTCATGaacagtcgtcgtcgtcgtccaacGTATCGGCCCTTAAAAGTCAACTTTCTACCGGCGAACGGGCGGATGCTGGAAGCTATCATCGCCGTTCGCCATTTCCCGTGAAACCACTCTCGCCCGAAACGATCAAATTCTTTGCGCCGAAGCGAAAGCTTAGCTTTACCGGCAGCACGAACAGTTTGGTGGGGGAGTCGGGGAGCAAGGGAGCTGGTAGTGAGCAGGGTACTACACACGTGCTGCCCTCGATGCACTCGTCGCTGCACATTGACTATCCCGCGAGCCGGAGCGCGACGGGCAGCGAGTTTGCGATCATCGAGAAGGATGTGATCGATGTGCTGCCGTCGGTGAAGGAGCTGGCCAAGTGTTACAGTGGTAGCACGAGCGATGTGTCCACGTTGCCACCGAAACCACTGTACAAACCGAGG GTCAAGCTTAGAAAG GACTTTATCCGCCAGTCGTCCGATGTGCTGAACGAGGAAGGCATGCCCAACACGAAGGGCCAGCGGCAGTACAGCAGCACGAGCAGCATAGCGGTGCGGGACGAGATACGGGAGATCCGAAAGCTCAACCTGGAAGCGTACCGACAGTCGACGTACTACCCGATGGCTCCCGGGCACAGCATAACGGCGCGCAGCCTGTCGAAGCAGATCCGTGAGCATAA GAGCAACGTTACAGACGACCATAAGGTGGGCCACCACCAGCAGGAGGAGCAAACGGCACCAGCACCGTTGGTGCCGGGTGGTGCCGACGGTGAGCTCAACGGAACCGatgcagacgacgaacccggcCATGCATCTCCGGAGCGTCCCGCCAGCCCCGTACTACTGCCCGGCCATCTGAAGAGTAGCATACAGTTTTTCGAAAGCCTCAAGAACAAACCGTAA